The genomic region TTGTTTGGTACCGACGGTGTGCGCGGGTTAGCGAATCGTGACATTACCCCGGAGCTGGCTTTGCGGTTAGGTGAGGCTGCAGCCCGGTATGTGATGAAGGACCGCGCTGCGGATGCGGCCAAACCGAAGGCAATTATTGGGCGCGATACCCGTATTTCTGGCGAGTTTTTGGATCATGCGTTGGCAGCGGGTTTGGCTGCTGCGGGTATGGATGTGGAACGGATTGGGGTTGTGACTACCCCTACGGTTGCGTATATGACGGCAACGGAGGATGTGGCTCTTGGCGTCATGATTTCTGCTTCGCACAATCCGATGCCGGATAATGGGATTAAGTTTTTTGCGCATGGCGGTTTCAAGTTGGAAGACGCGGTTGAGGATGAGATTGAGGCTCTGTTGGAGTCGCAGTGGGATCGGCCAACCGGCGCGTTAGTAGGGCAGATTGAGCCGGGTGCGCAGCACGCGGAACACGTGTACGTGGATCATTTGGTGCGTGCTTGTGGAACGAACCTTTCGGGTTTGAAGATTGTTATGGATTGTGCGAATGGGGCGGCATCTAGTTTGGGGCCGGAAGCTTTGCGTAAGGCGGGCGCTGAGGTTGTGGTGATTAACGCTAGCCCGGATGGTTTGAATATTAACGACGAGTGCGGGTCGACGCACCCGCAGATGCTGCAAAGCAAGGTGGTGGAGGAGTCCGCTGACTTCGGGGTTGCATACGATGGGGATGCGGACCGGTGCCTAGCTGTTGACCATGAGGGCCAGTTGGTTGATGGCGATAAGATCATGGGGGCTTTGGCAGTGGACCTCAAGAAGCGTGGGGAATTGAGTAAGGACACGCTGGTGGTGACTGTCATGTCTAACCTGGGGTTGCTGTTGGCGATGGAAAAAGAGGGGATTAAAACGGTTCAGACTGCCGTGGGCGACCGGTATGTGCTTGAATGCATGCGTGCTAATGGGTATGCGTTGGGCGGTGAGCAGTCTGGCCACGTGATCTCTGCTGAGCATGCAACTACGGGGGACGGCGTGCTCACGTCCCTGCTGGTAGCGCGGATGGTGAGGGAGTCTGGGGAGTCGCTGGCGGCTCTTACGGGTTTTGTGCAGCGTTTGCCGCAGACGTTGGTGAATGTGCCGGGCGTGGACAAGGTGCGTGCTTCTACGGATGAGGGGCTGGCTGAAGCGGTGGCGCAGGCGGAAGATCAGTTGGGTGAGACGGGGCGTGTTGTGTTGCGTTCGTCGGGTACGGAACCGTTGGTGCGAGTTATGGTGGAGGCCGCGACGCAGGCGGAGGCGGATGAGCACGCGAATCGTCTGGCCGCAGTGGTGAAGGAGCGGTTAGCCCTGTAGAGGCGCGCAAAATCGGGGTGCGTGGCTTGTGCTCTGCGGCTGAAGTGCCGCCCAATGGTCGCTTTGTGTTCGTGCAGAGTACCTAGGGCAATAAGTAGCGGGACTTTAGTCCCTTTTAGTAGTGTGGTCTAGGACGCAAATGTTGCACTACGTGGTTTGGAGACTTGATGCGCCTGAGGAACCGGGTTGCGGCCGTGTGGATAGCACTCTCGATTTCATTGCTGGGCCTGCTGCCCACAGCTACTAATGCGGCAGCAGACGATACGGAACGCCGTGGTTTCGATCCAGATAGGTGTTCTGAGTTCGTCAGCCGGGCCCCGATTCTTTCCGCTCCTGAAAACTGGAAACTTGGAAAATCCAATCCGGAGGAATGGCGACTAGAGGCGGAAAAGGAAGAAGAAGCGTCCAGACAACGGGAACCTACGCGAAAAGACGTTCCCGTAGTGTTTGCTCACGGTTGGCTGAGTAGTTCTACGCATAATAAAGACCGTACGGGGGCGTTTTCAAAAGCAGTTGATATGGGATCAGATGGCGCACCAAAATTAATCTCTATGGGCGTTAGGGCGAGGAAAGTATCGCTGATTGACTGGGTTCAAGATCACACTGGAACTGTAAGCTACACGTTTGACTATTCGAAGGTGAATGGGCGGTGGGTAACGGATAAGGACATTGGTTCGAAACTTGCTCGCGGCCTGGAGTGTTTAGCAGAAACGTACTTGCGTCCGACAGTGGTGGTCGCGCACTCGATGGGTGGTCTAGCGGTCCGCGAAGCGGCGTCACGGTTGGACAGACCAGTTAACCGTGTTCTCTCGCATGTATTAACTATAGGAACACCAAATGAGGGATCACGTGTGGCACGACATGTTGGTAGTGCAATAGGACTTACAAAAAAAGGTATTTCGAACGCTGTTACAAATCTTTTGTTTGATAAAACACTAGGTACCAATGCTGATTTGTACGATCAAACAGGTAAGGGTTTAACCGGTGTACCATTTGTGGATGCGTTCGAAGGAGAAGCTGGTAAAGCCCTTCGGGCTGGTTCACCAGAGTTGAAACGGCTTCCAAAAATGCCTAAAGAAGTGGATGTGCATGTGGTAGCTGGAGACATGAGAATCGGCGGTTTAGCGTTGTTCAATCACAAATTGGAAGGTCCTATTTCCGTCGGTGACGGTATTGTCTCTAAGAGTTCTGCGTTGAGTGGAACGCCAGAGAAGAACCAACACGTAGTTAAATGTAGTGGCTTAAAACTCGTTGTAAAGGCGGAATCTAGGAAGGGAAGAATACATCTAAATCTAGATGTGGATTTTGGTGATCGAAGAGGGACTGCATCGCCGAACAAATTGCCTTGTTTTCACACTAACCTCACTCGGGAAACGGGTGCTGCGTTGAAACTAAATGACGTCTTAGACAAAGCGGTGCTCTATGCAGACCTCGACTAGCAAACGTAAGCTCCTGCTTGTCATCTTGGGTGTCGTGGTGGTGGTGCTAGCAGTTCTATTAGGCTGGGCTATCCTCCATCAGAGAACTACGTTGGCAGAAGCTGCTTCTGGTGGTGCGCAATCGCAGGCGGATAACGCCGACCCCACGAAACGTGAGATTCACCGGAGTAAACGCGAGGTTCAAAGTACGGTAGCGAAGCTGGAAAACATTGTGGAGGAACCCGAAGCAATCGTGGATCCAGAAGTAGCAAAATCCTATGGCGTTGAAGTTAACCAGATACTCCCAGAGGGCACCAAAGTAGAGGTAGACCAGGAAAGCTGGACAGACGTCGACGAAACCACGGCGATGGTGCCCACAACTGTCAAACTCCCCGATGGGGAAGAAGCACAGTACGCCGCCGTCGTTAGTAAAACTACGCGCGGCTGGCAACTCGTAACCACCCTGCCAATAGAAGAAGCCAGCCCCGAACCTTAAATGCGGCGCAACCGAAGCTGTGACACGCGGTGGTCCGCACCTTTAGTGATAATCAGATCGGCCCGTCCCCGCGTGGGAAGAATGTTTTCTTCCAAGTTCGGTAAGTTAACACTCTTCCAAATATGCCGAGCCCGCTCTATCGCTTCCGTATCCGACAACTGCGCATAGTTCTTAAAGTACGAATCCGGTTCCGTAAAAGCGGTTGAACGCAACTTTAAAAACCGTTCCACGTACCACGCTTCGATATGAGCGGGGTGCGCATCCACATAGATCGTGAAATCGAAATAGTCTGAAACAGCAACCACCCCGGTGCGTCCCTGCGCAGTACGGGCCGACTGCAACACGTTCAAACCCTCAACAATTAAAATATCTGGCCGTGTAGTAACCTGCTTTTCACCCGGAATAATGTCATAAACCGTGTGGTCATAAACCGGGGACTCCACCTGAGGATAACCTGCCTTCACCGCAGCAACGAACTCAAGTAACTCCGCGCGATCGTAAGACTCCGGGAAGCCCTTGCGGTTCATAATGCCACGGCGCTTAAGCTCCCGATTTGGTAGCAAAAACCCGTCAGTAGTAACCAACTGTACGCGGGGGATAGTGGGAAGACGCCGCATCAACTCCACCAGCAGGCGGGCAGTGGTGGACTTCCCCACAGCCACAGACCCCGCAATCCCAATCACAAAAGGTGGGCGCGGACGGTTCGGCTCATGCAAAAAATGACGCCGATCAAACGCCAACCGCTGCTGCGAATCAAAATACATCTGCAGCAAAGCCGAAAGCGGCCGGTAAATCGCATCCACTTCCCGCAAATCCATGGGGTCAGCAATACCCGCAAGGCGCCCCACTTCCGCTTCCGTGAGCGGCAGGGGAGTTTCTTTCGCGAGCGCGCTCCAAGCCTCACGCGTAAAAGTCTCGTAAGGGGACAAGCCGAGTTCTTTCATAATGTGCACACATAAATGGTGCCCCAAAATGGAACAGAATGCGCAATTAGTCGCAATACAACGTGTAGTTACCCCCAATTCCCAGTTTCGTTACATCCCGCGGGCTCATGTGTGGCACCATAAAAAGCATGTGTGGAATTGTTGGATATGTCTGTGAACATGATTCTTCTCGCGCCCGCGACGTCGTTATGGGTGGGCTCGCCCGCCTGGAGTACCGCGGGTACGATTCCGCGGGGATCGCGGTTGGTTCCCGTAACCAGATGACGGTCGTAAAAGCGGTAGGCAAGCTTGCGAACCTGCAAGCCGAGCTGGATAAGCTTGAGGACCTGGCTGGGCGCAGTGCGATTGGGCACACGCGGTGGGCAACTCATGGGCGTCCGTCTAACGAGAATGCGCATCCGCACGTCGCCCTGGGGGGTGCGTTGGCGCTTGTGCATAACGGGATCATTGAGAATGCGGACGCGTTGCGTGGCCAGTTGAAGGCCGATGGGATCACGTTCGTGTCGAACACGGACACGGAAGTTGCAGCGCACCTGCTGGGGCAGTTGTTCCTAGAGGAATACGGTAAGGGCGACTTGGTTGGGAACAAATTGTCGCTTGAGGGCGTGCCAGCTGACGCGCGGGTGGCAGCGGCTGCTTTGACGCGGGCGATGGAGCGGCTCACCCCGATGCTGCACGGCACGTTCACACTGCTGGCAGTCCATGAGGATGCGCCTAGTGTGGTGGTGGCGGCGCGCCGTTCGTCCCCACTGGTGGTGGGCCTGGGTGAGGGAGAGAACTATTTGGGTTCGGACGTGCTCGCCTTCGCGGAGCACACGCACCGGGCGTTAGAGATTGGGCAGGACGAAGTGGTGGTGGTGACCCCAACTGCGGTTACCGTCCTGGATGCCGAGGGGGATCAGGTGGAACCCAAGGCCTTCGACGTGGAAGTGTCGACTGACAACGTGGATAAGGCTGGTTGGCCCACGTTCATGGAGAAGGAGATTCACGAGCAGCCGCTGGCAATTGCGAATACGCTTAAAGACCGAGTGGATGCGGAGGGTCGGTTAGCGTTAGATGAGTTGCGGATCCCTTCTGAGGTGTTGCGCACTGCCGACAAGATGATCATCGTGGCCTGCGGAACCGCAGCTTACGCAGGGCAGGTGGCTCGCTATGCGATTGAGCATTGGTGCCGCATTCCCGTTGAAGTGGAGTTGGCACACGAGTTCCGCTACCGCGACCCGGTGGTGAATGAGAAGACCCTGGTGGTTGCTATCTCCCAGTCTGGGGAGACGATGGATACGATCATGGCTATCCGCCACGCTCGGGAGCAGGGGGCGCGGGTGATTGCGATTGTGAATACGCCCGGGTCCACGATTCCACGTGAGTCGGACGCGGTGATCCTCACGCACGCGGGCCGGGAGATTGCGGTGGCGTCTACGAAAGCGTTCACCGCGCAAATTGCCGCGACCTACATTTTAGGTTTGTACCTAGCGCAGGTGCGGGGCAATAAGTACGTGGATGAAATCCAGGATTACCTAGAGAAACTGGCGCGCGTGCCCGCTAAAGCGCAGGTGGTGTTGGATCACGCAGAGGATATGCGTCAGATCGCGCGGCAGATGAAAGATGAGCAGTCCGTCATTTTCCTCGGCCGTCACGTGGGGTACCCGGTGGCGATGGAAGGAGCGTTAAAGCTCAAAGAGATCGCGTATATTCACGCGGAAGGTTTCGCAGCTGGGGAATTGAAACACGGTCCGATTGCCCTAATTGAAGAGGGACACCCGGTGATCATTATTGTGCCCACCCCACGCCGGCCGGAGCTGCACCGCAAGGTGGTGTCGAATATTCAGGAGGTACGAGCCCGGGGAGCGCGCGCGATTGTGATTGCGGAGGAGGGGGACACCTCGGTGGATGAGTATGCCTCGTTTGTTTTTCGCGTGCCTGCTGTGCCCACGTTGTACGCGCCTCTCCTGTCGGTGATTCCGCTGCAGATTCTCGCGTCCGAACTAGCCGGTGCGAAGGGACTCGATGTGGATCAGCCCCGGAACCTGGCGAAGTCGGTGACGGTGGAATAGTCCGATGCACACGCCCCACCCACACCAACCCGACTTTGCGGGCGTTCACAGGAAGATGGATTCTGCGAGTGCTCACCGGCGGGTGGAAGCCGCGGCTGATGCGAACGCCACGGTTGGAGCGAACTCCGCGGGTGAAGTAAACGCCGCGGTTGGAGCGAACTCCGCGAGCGAATCACCGGGGTCTAGCTGCGCGAGCCGTGCGCAAGCCCCTAGCCGCGTGGGTTGTGCGCAGGTTCCTAATCGAACGAGCTGCGCGCAGGCCTTTAGCCGACCGGACTTTGCTCGGGCTTACCGTATCCCTGATGCGCGCGACCACAAGTACACGCGTGGGGTAGTGGGGCTCGTGGTTGGGTCAGATAAGTACCCGGGAGCTGCTGTGATGGCTACTGCTGGGGCGTTGCGCACCGGGGTGGGGATGGTGCGTTACCAGGGGCCGGAACTACCCGCCCGCCTAGTGCTGAACCACTTCCCATCTGCCGTGGTTGGGGACGGACACGTGCAAGCCCACGTTGTGGGCAGTGGGATTGACGACGATGAGTTCGACACTCGGGTGCGCCCCCTCCTGAACGAAACTGGTGAGGTATTGGTAGTGGACGCGTCTGCGCTACCGGGGTATACGAAATTTGTTGCGCAAGAAGGTGGCCGCGACCAGCGTGCTGACGTGCCCACGGTACTGACTCCGAATGTGACGGAAGCAGTCCGGATGATGTCGGAGTTGTCTCAGCAAGATACCTCGTGGAATCAAGTTCATGAGGCACTTGCGGACTGTGCGGCAAAGCTCGCGGATCTAACGGGGGCAACTGTGGCGGTGAAAGGTGCGGATACGGCGGTGTGCAGTCCGGGGCAAACTCCGCTTGTGGTTACGGGTGCGTGCGCGTGGGTGGGCACGGCTGGCAGTGGGGATGTGCTCGCCGGGGCGATTGGGGCGCGCGTGGCTGCGTGGCAGGCGGATCGTGAGAATGGTCGCGCGGTTGAGTCTTTTGATCGGGCGGTGGCCAGCGGTGTTTGGATTGTGGCTGCAGCTGGACGTGCGGCGGCAGAAGTGGAACGCTTTGCATGGGGCCACCCCGTAGAACCGATGGAAGTGGCAGATGCGATACCACGCGCGATTGCGCAGCAGTTAGAGGAGTGAGCATGCAAGCGGATGACAACGCGATTGCTTGGGCAACGGTGGATCTAGATGCGTTGAAAGCAAATGCTCGCAGGCTTGAAGAACTCTCGAGCCCAAACGGGCCGGTGCACATGGCGGTGGTAAAAGCGGATGCGTATGGACACGGCCTAGTGCCAGCTGCTACCGCATTGGCGGAAGCGGGGCGCAGTGTGTTTGGAATCGCGCAGATCCCAGAGGCCATTCACCTGGCGGAAGCCTTGCGCGAAACCAATGTGGATGCGCGGATATTCTCTTGGCTGGTGCCCCCGGTGGGTGGTCAGCAGCTGATTGAGCGGGCGTTGGAGCTAGGGATTGAACTGTCAGTTTCCACACCGCAACAAGTGCTGGCGATCGCGGCAACTAACCGGCATGCACGGGTCCACTTAAAGGTTGATACCGGGATGGGTCGCGCCGGTTTACTTCCAGATGAGATTCAGGGGGTACTTGCTGCGTTGCAGCGGTGCGCCGGCCGCGTGCAACTAGTGGGGTTGTGGAGCCACCTGGCTAAAGCCGACGCAGATACTCCTGAGGGACGGGCGTTCACCGCGCGTCAACTCGACTATTTGCAGCAAACCCACGATAGGGTGCGGCAGGTTGATGCGGAAGTGCGGCAAGCTCAGAGTGGTGCGCGGCAGCCGCAGTCGCCGTTAGCGTTGCACCTAGCGGCTACTGCCGGGCAGCTTTGGCACCCTGACACTCGTTTAGACATGGTTCGTGACGGAATTGGTCTGTATGGGCTTAGCCCAAACCCTCAGGTGCAAACGGAACAAGAACTGGGCTTGCACCCGGCTATGACGTTGAATGCGCGACTGATGCAAGTAAAGAAGATTCCACGCGGCTGGAGTGTGTCTTACGGGGGAACGTGGCGGGCCGATGAGGACACGTGGGTTGGCCTGGTACCGATCGGGTATGCGGACGGGATTGCACGGACGGCGTCGAACCGGGCGCGGGTGCGGGTGTATTCTCAAACGGGTGCGTGGGATGCGCCGGTGGTGGGGCGGATCTGCATGGATCAGTTCGTGATCAAACTTGGTGAAGGCAAGCGGCCGCCAGCTGCGGTGGGGGACCGCGTGGTTATTTACGGGGATCCTACGTGCACACAAACGCGCGGCTGTCCCACTGCTAGTGAGTGGGCAGGTTGGGCAGATACGATTTCGTACGAGTTGTTGACGCGTGTTGGCGCGCGCGTTCCGAAGTGTTACGTGGGTGGTAGTGATTCTGCGGCAAACGAGCCTGCGAACGGTTGTGATTCTGCGGCAAACGAGCCTGCGGGTGGTAAAGAAAGATAGGCGATGAAGTACAGTTTCGAGGTTAATGACCCAGATCAGACCCGCGCTATAGGTGCTGCGTTGGCGCCGATTGTGCGGGCGGGGGATTTGATTATGCTCACCGGTGAGCTGGGGAGTGGGAAAACCACTTTGACGCAAGGGCTTGGCGAGGCCATGGGGGTGAGTGGCAGGGTTTCGTCCCCCACGTTCATAATCACCCGTATCCATCCAAATGATCACGGGCCAGATCTGGTGCATGCAGACGCGTACCGGATTACGGACCTGGAGGATTTAGAAACTCTAGATTTGGACACGCAGCTGCAAGATCGCGTGGTTGTAGTTGAGTGGGGAGAGGGTAAGACTGAACCGCTTTCCACTTCCCGCCTTGAAATCGTGTTGCGTGGTCCGTTCCCTGCGGATGGTGCGATTTCGAATGATCTTGAGGGGCTAGATGATGGTCGGCGCCTAGTGGAAATATCACCGGTGGGGCCACGCTGGGACGGCGTGGATATTGAACATGCGGTGCAGCAGGCGCTGGTTCAGGTGCAGGAAGGTAAGAATGATTGATTTAGTGATCGACACGTCTGCGGGAACCTCCGTGGCTGTGGTGGATGGTAGCAAAGTGGTGCGTAAGCGGTCGGTAAGCAACCGCGAGCATGCAGAGAAGCTGTCTCCTCTGGTTCATGAGGCGTTGGAAGAAGCGGGGGTTGAAGCTGCGCAGATTCACCAGCAGGTGCAGCAGATAATTGTGGGAACCGGGCCCGCGCCTTTCACTGGGCTGCGTTCGGGATTGGTGACGGCTCGGGCAATGGGGTTTGCAGCGGAACTGCCTGTGCGGGGAGTTTGTTCACTGGATATTTACGCAAGAGAGTACTTGGACAGCATGAGTGCTGAACAAGATCTTGTGGTGGTAACTGATGCGCGCCGCAAGGAGGTGTACTGGGCGCACTACCGGGCAAATGGACCCGATGATGTGACTTGTCTGGATGGTCCGTCCGTAGATCTTCCACAAAGCGTTGCGAGCCGCTTCGCGGCAGAGAGAACGTTGTTCGCAGGGCCAGCTTGCGAGCTTTACCCGCAGGTGTTTGACGCACCGGTTGCTACGAGTGTGATTGATCCGGCGGTGGCGGCCCGGATTGTGCGGGCGCGTTTGAACGCTGGGGTGGACGAGTTCGGTACGGAGCCGCTGTATTTGCGCAGGCCTGACATTCATCCGGGATATGGACACAAAACTGCTTGAGGTGCAGATCGGGGTACTTACGGGTGCAGACGCGTTCGCGGTATTCCAATTAGAGCGCAGTGTATTCACTTCTGAAGCCTGGTCAGAAGCATTGGTGCTAGAGGAGTTAACGCGGCCCGACAGGTTATACGTGGGCGCCTATGATGAGGGGGAGCTGGTTGCGTACGGTGGTGTTCGGCTCGCGGAAGATACAGATTTGATGACTTTGGGAGTGAGCCGCGCTGCGCGGGGCCAAGGTTTGGGGCGAGCGGTGTTGGAAGAACTATTGCGCCGCGTCCAGTTGGTACGGTTCTTAGGCCCGCGCGTGTTCCATTTGCCGGAGCGAGTCCCGGTGCATGAACCAGGGGAGATTGAACATCTTGTACGCCGCGTGCAGCGTGTGCTATTGGAGGTTCGGGCAAGTAATAGTGTGGCGCAGCAGCTGTACGAATCAGTGGGATTCCGCCGAGTAGGAACTATCCGCGGTTACTATCATCAGCCTCGTGAGGACGCGTTAGTGATGGAGTGTCCGATCGTGCCAAACACGCGCGCAACCTACTAATATCCCCGACGCACGTGCTTTTCGCCTGTTGTCGTATAGTAATCGGCGGGCCTAACCAGTTACTGGTTAGGCCCGCAGTGAGTTAAGAGATCGTTTAGCTAATCATGGTATGAATGTTAGTTAGTTAACTTTGATTGCGTCGGAGTCGTCGATCCGGCCACTGCGCGGACGCATTCCTTCGTCTGTTGGATGCGTGCCTGCTACTAGGACGAGGAATGGGTGGCGGGTGGAGTCAGCGAACACGGTTTCGTTCATTTCTTCAAAGTTAGCGCCCGACATGGGGCACAGGTGCAGTCCCAGGGCTCGCAGCGTCAAAATTAGGTAGCCGGCTTGGACAATTGCATTGTCGTGAGCCATCTCTAGGTTGCCTGTCAGACTGTCTATAAGCTGGTTGCCTAACCCTAGCTCGGGGAGGTGGTTTTCGAACGCCTCATCGTAAGAGAGAACCATTAGGTACGGCGCTGCTTTCGCAGCGGGGCGGTTGCCGGGTGACATGGTTTTCGCCACGGCTTCGCGTCCCTTTTCAGAAGTAAATAAATCTATGCGAAGGGTAGAAATGTTGAACTCTGTGGGCGCCCACTTAATAAGGTTGTAGGCACGCCGGAGAAGCTCAACATCCGGTTCTTCCGGCTCGAATGTTCGCTGCGAATGCGCGTTAGTAAAAAGCTTGTTGAACTGGTCTTCAGTTAGTACAGAGTGTTCTAATTTTTTAGTCATAGCGTTTCCAATTCCACCATGACATAGCGGTGGGTACAAGGTCCTAGAAGTAAATTTCACCCACAGCACACAGTGTGAATGAAACCACATAGCGCATTTTCGAAACTTACGTTTGCGTAATTGGGGTTCAAGACCAGCGGGTATGTGCACTAGGTGAGTTAAAACGCGCGCCCTATATTACTTGGTAGGAACAGTGGTGAAACCGTGATAAAGGCGGGTTTTGGCGTCTAAGTGTCACCATAATTGGTGGGATGAAAAGAGGACTAGGACTGTTGGCAGCCCGGCGTTCCTAAAGCGCGGGTAGGCTCAAAGTATGACCAATACGACCATTGCTAAGAAGACACGCCCCTGGGGCACAAATGTGTTCGTAAAGCAGTTGATGGCTATCTCTGGCCTCTTCTTCGTCCTGTTCCTAATTGTGCATGCGTACGGCAACTTGAAGATGTTCGCCGGGCAGGAAGCTTACGACCACTACGCACACTGGTTGAAGAGTGATGCGTTCTACCCGTTATTACCGGAAGGTGGGTTGATCATCGTGTTCCGCGGCGCGATGATCCTATTTGCCTTACTGCACATCCTTTCGGCATTCCACGTTTGGTGGCGCTCCCGTAAGGCGCGCCCAACCAAGTACGAAATGAAACGCAACATCGCGGATTCGTACGCGGCCCGGACGATGCGGGTTACCGCCATCGTGATTCTGCTAGGAGTCATTTTCCACCTCCTGCACTTCACAACCGCCACGATCCCCGCTGGATACGGTGCGGGAGTGACATCGCCGTACATGCGGATGGTTGGTGCGTTTAGCCACTGGTGGGTACTGCTGATTTACATCGTTTTTGTCGGTGTAGTAGCGTTCCACATCGGTCACGGCATCTGGTCTGCGCTGCAAACCATGGGGTGGTTGCGCCGCAATACCCAGCACGCAACGATCGTTATTTCTGGGATCGTAGCCGCTATTGTCTTCATCATGTTTATGGCGCCACCGTTCGCCATTGCAGTGGGATTCATTACTGCCTGAGGAAAGTGAAATGACTGATCAACTAATCCACGGGCTCTACCGCGAGGGCGAAAAAGTCGCGGACACTAAAGCACCAACGAACGTGCCGATCTCCCAGGTGTGGGAGCAACGCAAGTTTGAAGCGAAACTCGTTAACCCAGCTAACCGGCGTAAGCTCCACATCATCGTGGTGGGTACCGGTTTGGCAGGCGGCGCTGCAGCTGCCTCATTGGGGGAAATGGGTTACCACGTTAAAACCTTCTTCTACCAAGATTCCCCCCGCCGCGCACACTCGATTGCTGCGCAGGGCGGGATTAACGCGGCTAAGAACTACCGCAACGATAACGACTCGGTGTTCCGCCTGTTCTACGACACGGTTAAAGGTGGGGATTACCGTTCACGCGAAACTAACGTTTACCGCCTGGCGGAAGTTTCCGCATCGATCATTGACCAGTGCGTGGCGCAGGGCGTGCCGTTCGCACGCGACTACGGGGGGATGCTCGATAACCGTTCCTTCGGTGGTGTGCAAGTATCCCGCACGTTCTATGCGCGTGGCCAGACAGGGCAGCAGCTGCTGATTGGTGCGTACCAGGCCTTGGAACGTCAGGTTAAGGCCGGCACGGTCGTGCAGTATCCGCGGCACGAAATGGTTGAGCTGATCGTTCACGACGGACGCGCCCGCGGCATCATTACCCGGAGCATGGAGACGGGTGAGCTGGAAGCTACAACGGCCGACATTGTTGTGCTCGCAACAGGTGGCTACGGGAACGTGTTCTTCTTGTCAACCAACGCAATGGGGTGCAACGCCAC from Gleimia hominis harbors:
- the tsaB gene encoding tRNA (adenosine(37)-N6)-threonylcarbamoyltransferase complex dimerization subunit type 1 TsaB, whose amino-acid sequence is MIDLVIDTSAGTSVAVVDGSKVVRKRSVSNREHAEKLSPLVHEALEEAGVEAAQIHQQVQQIIVGTGPAPFTGLRSGLVTARAMGFAAELPVRGVCSLDIYAREYLDSMSAEQDLVVVTDARRKEVYWAHYRANGPDDVTCLDGPSVDLPQSVASRFAAERTLFAGPACELYPQVFDAPVATSVIDPAVAARIVRARLNAGVDEFGTEPLYLRRPDIHPGYGHKTA
- a CDS encoding GNAT family N-acetyltransferase; translation: MDTKLLEVQIGVLTGADAFAVFQLERSVFTSEAWSEALVLEELTRPDRLYVGAYDEGELVAYGGVRLAEDTDLMTLGVSRAARGQGLGRAVLEELLRRVQLVRFLGPRVFHLPERVPVHEPGEIEHLVRRVQRVLLEVRASNSVAQQLYESVGFRRVGTIRGYYHQPREDALVMECPIVPNTRATY
- a CDS encoding nitroreductase family protein, which produces MTKKLEHSVLTEDQFNKLFTNAHSQRTFEPEEPDVELLRRAYNLIKWAPTEFNISTLRIDLFTSEKGREAVAKTMSPGNRPAAKAAPYLMVLSYDEAFENHLPELGLGNQLIDSLTGNLEMAHDNAIVQAGYLILTLRALGLHLCPMSGANFEEMNETVFADSTRHPFLVLVAGTHPTDEGMRPRSGRIDDSDAIKVN
- a CDS encoding succinate dehydrogenase cytochrome b subunit, whose protein sequence is MTNTTIAKKTRPWGTNVFVKQLMAISGLFFVLFLIVHAYGNLKMFAGQEAYDHYAHWLKSDAFYPLLPEGGLIIVFRGAMILFALLHILSAFHVWWRSRKARPTKYEMKRNIADSYAARTMRVTAIVILLGVIFHLLHFTTATIPAGYGAGVTSPYMRMVGAFSHWWVLLIYIVFVGVVAFHIGHGIWSALQTMGWLRRNTQHATIVISGIVAAIVFIMFMAPPFAIAVGFITA
- the tsaE gene encoding tRNA (adenosine(37)-N6)-threonylcarbamoyltransferase complex ATPase subunit type 1 TsaE, whose amino-acid sequence is MKYSFEVNDPDQTRAIGAALAPIVRAGDLIMLTGELGSGKTTLTQGLGEAMGVSGRVSSPTFIITRIHPNDHGPDLVHADAYRITDLEDLETLDLDTQLQDRVVVVEWGEGKTEPLSTSRLEIVLRGPFPADGAISNDLEGLDDGRRLVEISPVGPRWDGVDIEHAVQQALVQVQEGKND